The following coding sequences lie in one Mycobacterium gordonae genomic window:
- a CDS encoding esterase produces the protein MRYLIAAAALAAAALVGWPASAAPPSCAALGGSVEAAQICHIHQSGAAYTLDMSFPVDYPDQQALTDYITQNRDGFVNVAQSSGGRRDQPYQMDATNEQHSSGAPPRTRSVVLKFFQDLGGSRPSNWFKAFNYNLGTKQPVTFDTLFVPNTSALDTIFPIVQRELEHQTGLGVAISPGAGHDPTNYQNFAITDDALIFYFAQGELLPSFAGATQVQVPRSAIPPLAI, from the coding sequence ATGCGTTACCTGATTGCGGCGGCAGCGCTGGCCGCCGCCGCCTTAGTGGGCTGGCCGGCCAGTGCCGCGCCGCCCTCGTGCGCCGCGTTGGGCGGCTCCGTGGAGGCTGCGCAGATATGCCACATCCATCAGTCCGGCGCCGCCTACACGCTGGATATGTCGTTTCCCGTGGACTATCCCGACCAGCAGGCGCTGACCGACTACATCACGCAGAACCGCGACGGCTTCGTCAATGTCGCGCAGAGTTCGGGCGGGCGGCGCGACCAGCCTTATCAGATGGACGCCACCAACGAACAACACAGCTCCGGCGCGCCGCCCCGCACCCGCAGCGTGGTGCTGAAGTTTTTCCAGGACCTAGGCGGATCCCGTCCCTCGAACTGGTTCAAGGCGTTCAACTACAACCTCGGGACGAAGCAGCCCGTCACCTTCGACACCCTGTTCGTGCCCAACACCAGCGCGCTGGACACCATCTTTCCGATCGTGCAGCGCGAACTGGAACACCAAACCGGACTGGGCGTGGCGATCTCGCCCGGTGCAGGCCATGACCCGACCAATTATCAGAATTTCGCCATCACCGACGACGCGCTGATCTTCTACTTCGCCCAGGGCGAGTTGCTGCCGTCGTTCGCCGGTGCCACCCAGGTCCAGGTGCCCCGCAGCGCGATCCCGCCGCTGGCCATCTAG